One stretch of Niallia sp. XMNu-256 DNA includes these proteins:
- a CDS encoding universal stress protein, giving the protein MALSYKKILVAVDGSKEAEWAFKKAIAVAKRNNAKLVIAHIIDTRTFATVEAYDRTIAERAELFAKELMENYKKEANDAGVADVEYVIDYGSPKIKIPKDIAKKNEIDLIMCGATGLNAVERFLIGSVSEHITRHARCDVLVVRSEDVDE; this is encoded by the coding sequence ATGGCACTATCTTATAAGAAAATCCTAGTCGCTGTTGATGGATCTAAGGAAGCAGAATGGGCTTTTAAGAAGGCAATTGCAGTTGCTAAACGAAATAACGCTAAATTAGTCATTGCCCATATTATTGATACACGTACATTTGCAACAGTCGAAGCGTACGATCGTACCATTGCAGAAAGAGCTGAATTATTTGCAAAAGAATTAATGGAAAATTATAAAAAGGAAGCAAATGATGCTGGCGTAGCAGATGTAGAATATGTCATTGATTATGGTTCTCCAAAAATTAAAATTCCAAAAGATATTGCTAAAAAGAATGAAATTGACTTAATCATGTGTGGAGCAACGGGGTTAAATGCAGTTGAACGTTTCTTAATTGGTAGCGTATCTGAACATATCACACGTCATGCACGTTGTGATGTATTAGTTGTTCGCAGTGAAGATGTAGATGAGTAA
- a CDS encoding Xaa-Pro peptidase family protein, with protein sequence MKQRLEKLLHWMKENGIDVTFLTSTENVFYLSGFYSDPHERLLGLLLFQEAEPFLVCPAMEIEDARRSGWNHDIIGYTDIENPWELINKAIYSRISKVSKVAIEKAHMNVERFEAIGSIFPSAIFTSAEEKLQKLRMIKDKKEVSIIREACKLADYAVKVGCAEIKEGKTELEIVAAIEYELKKKGITDMSFATMVLTGANGASPHGTPGMTKIQKGDLVLFDLGVIVDGYCSDITRTVAYGDINDKQKEIYDTVLKAQLAAIEASKPGVTCASLDLTARNIIRNAGFGDYFPHRLGHGLGIGVHEYPSLTETNPLVLEPGMVYTIEPGIYVPGVAGVRIEDDILVTEDGVEILTKFPKELQLFL encoded by the coding sequence ATGAAACAAAGATTGGAAAAGTTATTGCATTGGATGAAGGAAAACGGAATAGACGTTACTTTTCTTACGTCCACAGAAAATGTATTTTATTTAAGTGGTTTTTATAGTGATCCGCATGAAAGGTTGCTTGGTCTACTGTTATTTCAAGAGGCAGAACCGTTTCTTGTCTGCCCTGCAATGGAAATAGAAGATGCTAGACGCTCAGGCTGGAATCATGACATCATTGGCTATACTGATATTGAAAACCCTTGGGAGCTTATTAATAAAGCCATTTATTCAAGAATCTCAAAAGTCTCAAAAGTGGCGATTGAGAAGGCACATATGAATGTTGAACGCTTTGAGGCCATTGGGTCAATCTTTCCTAGCGCTATATTTACTTCAGCCGAAGAAAAATTACAAAAGCTCCGCATGATTAAGGATAAAAAAGAAGTTTCAATCATTCGAGAAGCCTGTAAGCTAGCCGATTATGCAGTAAAAGTCGGTTGTGCAGAAATTAAGGAAGGAAAAACAGAATTAGAAATTGTTGCTGCTATTGAATATGAATTAAAGAAAAAAGGGATTACAGACATGTCCTTTGCAACAATGGTGTTAACTGGAGCAAACGGTGCGTCTCCACATGGTACTCCCGGAATGACGAAAATTCAAAAAGGCGACCTCGTTCTTTTTGACTTAGGAGTCATCGTTGATGGATATTGTTCAGATATTACCCGTACAGTGGCATACGGTGATATAAATGACAAACAAAAAGAAATCTACGATACAGTGTTAAAAGCACAACTAGCAGCCATTGAAGCCAGCAAGCCAGGAGTCACCTGTGCTAGTCTTGACCTAACGGCTAGGAATATAATTCGTAATGCGGGATTTGGAGATTACTTCCCCCATCGGCTCGGTCATGGTTTGGGAATTGGAGTTCATGAATACCCTTCTTTAACTGAAACAAACCCATTAGTATTAGAACCTGGAATGGTTTATACAATTGAGCCAGGTATTTATGTTCCAGGTGTGGCAGGTGTTCGAATTGAAGATGACATTCTTGTGACTGAAGATGGAGTTGAAATTTTAACGAAGTTTCCAAAAGAACTTCAATTATTCCTATAA
- the argH gene encoding argininosuccinate lyase, whose product MKKLWGGRFTKSAEEWVDEFGASISFDQELVIEDITGSIAHVTMLAKTGILTNEEAQQIKGGLETLKAKALNDELKYSVALEDIHLNLESQLTNLIGPVGGKLHTGRSRNDQVATDIHLYLREQVNLVIDLVEELQQALLDKAESHIETIMPGYTHLQRAQPISFAHHLMAYFWMLERDKQRYKESLKRINISPLGAGALAGTTFPIDREYSAELLGFDGIYENSLDAVSDRDFILEFHSNSSILMMHLSRLSEEIILWSSQEFRFIELDDSFSTGSSIMPQKKNPDMAELIRGKTGRVYGNLMGLLTVLKGLPLAYNKDMQEDKEGLFDSVKTITGSLKIFAGMIRTMKVNQAEMIQATKQDFSNATELADYLSDKGMPFREAHEVVGKLVLQCVQKNCYLVNLSMDDYKAASSLFEEDIYEVLAPETAVARRNSAGGTGFAQIKIAINKAKNCLA is encoded by the coding sequence GTGAAAAAACTTTGGGGCGGAAGATTTACCAAATCTGCAGAAGAATGGGTCGATGAATTTGGCGCCTCTATTTCCTTCGACCAAGAATTAGTAATAGAAGATATAACTGGCAGCATCGCCCATGTGACGATGCTTGCCAAAACAGGTATTTTGACAAATGAAGAAGCCCAGCAAATTAAAGGTGGATTAGAGACACTAAAGGCAAAGGCGCTAAATGATGAATTAAAATATTCCGTTGCACTTGAAGATATCCATTTAAATCTTGAAAGCCAGTTAACCAATTTAATTGGTCCTGTTGGTGGGAAGTTACATACGGGAAGAAGCCGTAATGACCAAGTAGCGACAGATATTCACTTATATTTACGAGAACAAGTCAACCTTGTTATAGATTTAGTGGAAGAGCTTCAACAGGCATTATTGGATAAGGCAGAGAGCCACATTGAAACCATTATGCCAGGCTATACTCATCTACAAAGAGCACAGCCGATCTCCTTTGCTCATCATTTAATGGCCTACTTTTGGATGTTAGAGCGTGATAAACAACGTTATAAGGAAAGTTTGAAACGAATCAATATTTCTCCGCTTGGAGCAGGGGCATTAGCGGGTACTACTTTTCCAATTGATCGAGAATACAGTGCGGAATTGTTAGGGTTTGATGGTATTTATGAGAACAGTCTAGATGCTGTGAGTGATCGTGACTTTATTCTTGAGTTTCACTCCAACAGCTCAATTTTAATGATGCATCTTTCCCGCTTAAGTGAGGAGATCATTTTATGGTCGAGTCAGGAATTTCGATTTATCGAACTTGATGATAGTTTCTCTACGGGGAGCAGCATCATGCCGCAAAAGAAAAATCCGGACATGGCAGAACTTATTCGTGGGAAAACAGGACGTGTGTATGGTAATTTAATGGGACTATTGACTGTCTTAAAAGGTTTGCCACTAGCTTATAATAAAGATATGCAAGAAGATAAAGAAGGGCTGTTTGATTCAGTTAAAACAATCACAGGTTCATTGAAAATTTTTGCAGGAATGATTCGCACGATGAAAGTGAATCAAGCTGAGATGATTCAAGCAACAAAACAAGATTTCTCGAATGCAACCGAGTTAGCTGATTACTTATCTGATAAAGGGATGCCGTTTAGAGAAGCGCATGAAGTTGTTGGAAAACTTGTTCTCCAATGTGTTCAGAAAAATTGTTACTTAGTTAATTTATCAATGGATGATTATAAAGCGGCCAGCAGCCTGTTTGAAGAGGATATTTATGAAGTACTAGCACCTGAAACTGCAGTAGCACGCCGTAACAGTGCTGGTGGGACAGGCTTCGCGCAAATAAAGATCGCCATTAATAAAGCGAAAAACTGCTTAGCCTAA
- a CDS encoding ABC transporter substrate-binding protein: protein MKKRKFFSFAAIGLAGSLLLSACSGDSTSGDNAGEGEKVYKVGITQFVTHPSLDSATEGFKKALKEEGLTVEYDEQNANGDQTTVQTIAANLAGDNVDLIFANATPSALAALNATKDIPIVFTSVTDPVKVQLVQSMEEPGGNVTGTADMHPEAIPNTVKFIHENFPDATIGTVYSAGEPNSVVQVEVMREAAEELGMKKPVESTVATSAEVKQAAESLVGKADVIFIVTDNTVVSALESVVQVAEEKDIPLFVGELDSVNRGGFAAYGFSYEDIGYEAGTMAAQILKGEKEPSELPAQYPQNLKLVMNKKAAEEMNIELKDEWNDIAEFIE, encoded by the coding sequence GTGAAGAAGAGAAAGTTTTTTAGTTTTGCAGCAATAGGATTAGCTGGTTCATTATTACTTAGTGCATGCAGTGGAGATAGTACATCTGGTGATAATGCTGGGGAAGGGGAAAAAGTGTACAAAGTTGGAATTACGCAATTTGTCACACATCCTTCTTTAGACTCTGCTACGGAAGGGTTTAAGAAAGCTTTAAAAGAAGAAGGCCTTACTGTTGAATATGATGAACAAAATGCAAATGGAGACCAAACTACCGTTCAAACTATTGCTGCTAATTTAGCAGGTGATAATGTTGATTTAATCTTTGCGAATGCAACTCCGAGTGCACTAGCGGCGTTAAATGCGACGAAAGATATTCCAATCGTGTTTACATCAGTTACAGATCCGGTAAAAGTACAACTTGTTCAATCCATGGAAGAGCCTGGTGGTAATGTAACAGGTACAGCTGACATGCATCCTGAAGCGATTCCAAATACGGTTAAATTCATTCATGAAAATTTTCCAGATGCAACGATTGGAACAGTTTATAGCGCTGGTGAACCAAACTCAGTTGTTCAAGTTGAAGTGATGAGAGAGGCTGCTGAGGAATTAGGAATGAAAAAGCCTGTTGAATCTACAGTAGCAACATCAGCTGAAGTTAAGCAAGCAGCAGAATCACTAGTTGGCAAAGCTGATGTCATTTTTATTGTTACTGATAATACAGTGGTTTCAGCATTAGAATCTGTTGTCCAAGTAGCAGAGGAGAAAGATATTCCATTATTTGTTGGTGAACTAGATTCAGTAAATCGCGGAGGCTTTGCTGCATATGGATTTAGCTATGAAGATATCGGTTATGAGGCTGGTACTATGGCAGCTCAAATTTTAAAAGGTGAAAAAGAACCTTCTGAATTACCTGCTCAATATCCACAAAATCTAAAATTAGTAATGAATAAAAAGGCAGCAGAAGAAATGAATATTGAATTGAAAGATGAATGGAACGATATTGCAGAGTTTATTGAATAA